Proteins encoded within one genomic window of Ailuropoda melanoleuca isolate Jingjing chromosome 16, ASM200744v2, whole genome shotgun sequence:
- the ZDHHC24 gene encoding probable palmitoyltransferase ZDHHC24 isoform X2 yields MGQPWAVGSAEGAPARLPLVLTALWAAAVGLELAYVLVLGPGPPPLGPLARALQLVLAAFQLLNLLGNVGLFLRSDPSIRGVMLAGRGLGQGWAYCYQCQSQVPPRSGHCSACRVCILRRDHHCRLLGRCVGFRNYRPFLCLLLHAAGVLLHVSVLLGPALSALLRAHAPLHTAALLLLPWLMLLTGPGLVMLRSWCYAHPARHSGGSWNRLCTNHLQICMSSLGFSPELPEPSTYSSHRHLSILPQDLQTDCLLPSSPTRYLLQIPPEMSLN; encoded by the exons ATGGGGCAGCCCTGGGCGGTGGGGAGCGCGGAGGGGGCGCCCGCGCGGCTGCCTCTCGTGCTCACCGCGCTATGGGCCGCGGCTGTGGGCCTGGAGTTGGCCTATGTGCTGGTTCTGGGTCCCGGGCCACCCCCGCTGGGACCCCTGGCTCGGGCCTTGCAGCTTGTGCTGGCGGCCTTCCAGCTGCTCAACCTGCTGGGCAACGTGGGGCTCTTCCTGCGCTCGGACCCCAGCATCCGGGGCGTGATGCTGGCCGGCCGCGgtctgggccagggctgggc TTACTGCTACCAATGCCAAAGCCAGGTGCCGCCGCGCAGTGGGCATTGCTCCGCCTGCCGCGTCTGCATCCTTCGCCGGGATCACCACTGCCGCCTGCTGGGCCGCTGTGTGGGATTCCGCAACTACcggcccttcctctgcctcttgctTCATGCTGCAGGCGTCCTACTCCACGTCTCCGTGCTGCTGGGCCCTGCCCTGTCAGCCCTCCTGCGAGCCCACGCGCCCCTCCACACTGCcgccctcctcctgctgccctggCTCATGCTGCTCACAG GACCCGGTCTCGTGATGCTCAGGTCATGGTGCTACGCCCATCCCGCTCGACACTCTGGCGGGTCTTGGAACCGCCTGTGCACCAACCACCTGCAGATCTGCATGTCCAGCCTGGGCTTCTCTCCTGAGCTTCCAGAACCATCCACATACTCGTCTCACAGGCACCTCTCcatcctgcctcaggaccttcaAACAGACTGTCTTCTCCCCTCTTCACCTACCAGATACCTCCTTCAGATACCACCCGAGATGTCACTTAATTAA
- the ZDHHC24 gene encoding probable palmitoyltransferase ZDHHC24 isoform X1, whose amino-acid sequence MGQPWAVGSAEGAPARLPLVLTALWAAAVGLELAYVLVLGPGPPPLGPLARALQLVLAAFQLLNLLGNVGLFLRSDPSIRGVMLAGRGLGQGWAYCYQCQSQVPPRSGHCSACRVCILRRDHHCRLLGRCVGFRNYRPFLCLLLHAAGVLLHVSVLLGPALSALLRAHAPLHTAALLLLPWLMLLTGRVSLAQFALAFVTDTCVAGALLCGAGLLFHGMLLLRGQTTWEWARGQHSYDLGPCHNLEAALGPRWVLVWLWPFLASPLPGDGITFQTAADVGLVAS is encoded by the exons ATGGGGCAGCCCTGGGCGGTGGGGAGCGCGGAGGGGGCGCCCGCGCGGCTGCCTCTCGTGCTCACCGCGCTATGGGCCGCGGCTGTGGGCCTGGAGTTGGCCTATGTGCTGGTTCTGGGTCCCGGGCCACCCCCGCTGGGACCCCTGGCTCGGGCCTTGCAGCTTGTGCTGGCGGCCTTCCAGCTGCTCAACCTGCTGGGCAACGTGGGGCTCTTCCTGCGCTCGGACCCCAGCATCCGGGGCGTGATGCTGGCCGGCCGCGgtctgggccagggctgggc TTACTGCTACCAATGCCAAAGCCAGGTGCCGCCGCGCAGTGGGCATTGCTCCGCCTGCCGCGTCTGCATCCTTCGCCGGGATCACCACTGCCGCCTGCTGGGCCGCTGTGTGGGATTCCGCAACTACcggcccttcctctgcctcttgctTCATGCTGCAGGCGTCCTACTCCACGTCTCCGTGCTGCTGGGCCCTGCCCTGTCAGCCCTCCTGCGAGCCCACGCGCCCCTCCACACTGCcgccctcctcctgctgccctggCTCATGCTGCTCACAG GCAGAGTGTCTCTGGCGCAGTTTGCCCTGGCCTTTGTGACCGACACGTGTGTGGCAGGTGCACTGTTGTGCGGGGCTGGGCTGCTCTTCCACGGGATGCTGCTGCTGCGGGGCCAGACCACGTGGGAGTGGGCTCGGGGCCAGCACTCTTATGACCTGGGCCCTTGCCACAACTTGGAGGCGGCCCTGGGGCCCCGCTGGGTCCTCGTCTGGCTCTGGCCCTTCCTGGCCTCCCCGTTGCCTGGGGATGGGATCACCTTCCAGACCGCAGCTGATGTGGGCCTCGTGGCTTCCTGA